From the genome of Salvia splendens isolate huo1 chromosome 7, SspV2, whole genome shotgun sequence:
AACCTTTGAGAGTGAGTTATTCAGGCTATAACACAGCCGATGAAGGACCTTTGTTAATTTTATGGTTTTTGTAGAAAACACAATCTCCAAGATGTGATTTTTGGTCTAAGCAATATTCGATTTCGTAACCCTCTCTCCCGTGATCTTGTTTCCGGATTGTGTAGCTAAAGTACCATTGACGAGTTCAGAGCAATGTAATCGATTGAATTGTACCTTTTATATGGGACACTGCTTTGAGTGATTTAAAACTTCAGTCACAGTATTGGGCTTAGAGCATCGGCAACCCAAGTATTATGTGCACTACAATGCTTGCATAAGATTCTTTCATTTTCCCACTTAAGACATCTTTTTtgtttcaaaaaaatttaattttcagtATAAAAATCACAACAACAATATGATAGTAGTATTAACTTCAATATAAATCTCAGCACGCTTACACGGACTTAAACCAAGCAATTTAACCATCATACATCCAAAATCTGCATAAAACATTCCCacagagaaaaagaaaagaaaaaggtcCACACAAAATCCTAGTTTTCaacaatattattttaatacaaGACTCATTTTGTGAATAACAAGGTGCCTTTCCTTACATCAAGAAAAGGGTTTGATGCATCATCTATTGTATACAAAATGCTATCTGCTAAAATGTACACAGTTCGAACCTATCACCTTTCTTTCTTGTTCACCAAATACATTTTGAGGGTTAAATTTCATAATCCCAACAAAGTTTTACTAATATATATAACTCTGTTACCCTTGCGCGCCAATGCCTATTCTCCATCTTCAAGCACGCTCTTCATTTGCATGACTTACAACTTCGTTTTGGCTGTCTAGCGGCATGTATTGCGCCATTATAGCCCGTATCTCCGAGTCCATATACGACTGGCAAACATCACACAAGAAATTATATCATGTTAATGACTTTGAAGTGCCCTACCTAACTAGTAAACGCCATGTTTTTGCTTAGCCAATCGTGAATCCATGAACAATATGAAACAAGATCATATAGTGATATGTTTAGAAAGCATACCCTCAGCCTATATCTGTACACCAGATATGCTCCACAGGTAGCCATAGCCAATCCGAGAAAAATGACCCAAACAGCAGTCCATGCAGACCTGACCTCGGTAGCCCTCTTACCTGCACAAGAAATGTAATTGATGAAAAACAGACGAATCAAAGTGAACCGGCGACTTGACAAAAAGTTGAAAGTGGACTGACTTATGCAGGTATCATGGTCCCTGATGTACAACAGGTCTCTGCTACAGGTACACTCATAACTGCCCCAAGTATTCTTGCAACTGCATTCAGGGCACTGACATGCCTTCTTCTCGCTACATTCATCAATATCTGTATGTATAAAAGAAAATCAGCGAAGGGCAGAATTTTCTTCAAGAAAACAGTGGACAGTCATATAGAAAGTGATGATCTTTAGCCTCATGTCCACAAATCTTTCAATTTGTAAGCAAGATTTGCCCAATAGTCATATCCGATTCTCAGTTGATGACATAGTATTCCATGCCATCCTCCACTTCCTAAATATGTTCCATAACAATAGCAGAAAGGAATTGCAGATGCATCAATCTTGTTAATGAAAGCAACCAATTAATGTGTTTTCATGTGTTACATTGTAACTAGCATCCTTCATGAATTGACTTAATAATAAAAACCTTTAATAGTATTGGCAACCAGAAGGGCTTAGAAACTATGGCTTTGCTTTGGTCATGTTTCTTGgcatcagttgtaattttttcACTGGGCCCACTTTATATATTTTTCCAACCATATtacatactactactactactactatttttcatTTAGAACCATACCTTTACAATGAACCCCTCATTTTCTAAAAAAACActtcataatatttatatactataaaagCAGAGTCAATAAAATTCCCAATTTCCAATACAATCATCTTAAATGCATGATCCTCTTCATAACAAAATCAATACAACCTTCTAAGCTCAGCCATGTACAATGGAAACTTGATATATGAACAAATTTAGGATCATCACTCACCCAAGATATTTAATGAAGTTTGAGCTGGGCTGAGAAGACAAAACTTGCAATATATCTTATTGATGCATTTTGGAGATAGTAATTTTTTCATTTGGCAATTCAGTTAAGACTAGTGGAAGTCACGTTTCGGCAGCTTACCAGTGAAGTGCTAGTTTTTAATATAATGGAACTATATAACAATACTAAGTACAGTGGAGTTATTCTTCACGCACCGGACACGTGAAAAATGCGCCGGGAGGGACACAAAGGTATAACATATATCCAAAATACGTAAAAAAATCAAGGTATCTTACCTTCACAGCTTTTGACACCATCACCTTTAAATCCTGGAGGGCATGTGCATTTCCCATCATCATTATCCTGTTAAAACGGAATGCCAAAAAGTTTATATTGGaccaaataattaattttggaaataataacTAAACATCATAAGAAACCAACCACACAAGCAGAGAAAGTGATCCCATTTTTAGTGTCGTGCCAGCATCCACCATTAGTGATTTTGCAGCGCCCAGGTCCACTTGCTGCATAAAATATGGGAAAAAATTATGACAACTAGACAATTATCTCCAAACAGCTTAAGATATTTTTGCAAGGAAATAAGAGTTTGGTCTCCTAATTCTAGCGGATAAATAAAGATGTGAAGTGGTCTACCAAATATAATTCCTACAAACAAGAGCTATGGTTAAAAAATATACAGAACTAATTGTTCTATTTTTGCACTAGTCCATTGATTTACAAGATGATGTGAGTGAGCATCTAGGAGAGAATTATATGCCTTCAACACTAGTATCAGAATCCACATGGAAAGCACTGtcataatttatgattttaataaaaaattagaagTGCTGGCATGCAGTTCTATGTGGCTTTAAATATGGGACGAAACCTCCACTTTACTTACCAACGCAAGAGCTATAGCCATCTCCCTTAAACTGCACGCCATTAACTACTGGGCATTCACACACTCTTCCTCTAAATGTATCCTGGATGTGCGTAGAATAGATGTTAGAAATTAGCAGCCTCTgcaatgataaaaataattttggtCAAGCACCTTGCAAGCAGTAATATTGTTTGATTTGTCTTCCCAACAGCCACCATTGTTATCCAAGCACTCATTTGTTTCTACGTCTGCAGTTACCAGATCAATTAATCCAAGTTGTAGATGTGAATGGCCGCTTTCATTATGGCACGATTTACTCTCAAAATATCTTACCACCACTTAAACAAACAGATGGCTCTGTAGTTTCCTCAAAACCAGCACATAAAGCCTTCAATACTGCCCCTTTCTCCAATTTTCCTGTACAGCAGGCACATTAGATAATTATAATATGAGAGGTAATTATATTAAGCAGTGAGCATACCCCGATATTGCCGATTATTCACCACAAGGGTAGGCAATATGGTTACGTCACCGCGTGAGCCTTTGCCAACCTGCAGGACTTGTACTTCTCAGAAATTTTACACAATCATCTCCAAGACAAAAAGGTGGTGCAAACAAAATTTCTGTTTTACTTCAAAACTGTTTCCAAACTTTGTTGTAATACTTACCTGAGCATCCTGCTCTTCCTTCAGAACCTGATTGTCCGAATCAGCCTCAGGATCACCcatgcattttttaatttttttcagatCAAGCCCTGATTTGCAAGAAACAGTACATGAGTATTCCACAACAAAGGCATGTGTGTTAATGAGAAAGACATAAGCAACCACCTAATGATTTGATGACACCCTCAGCACATTCGTTATTGTATTTCTTCTCTTTCATGGGGCATCTAATTTGGAAATCTGTAACATAATCCCACCATATCCAAGGCTTTTTAGTTTCATTGGCAACCCTGAACACACATAGCTGCCTCAAGTTTTCAATGACGACGTCTTTTCCCTCGTAACCTGTGCTGAAGTCTTGCTCGGGATCTGGAGTACAATACCTTCCATGGTTGATGCACTGCGACTTGCACTGTTTGCTTATGGTAAATGCCTGCGGGCAATACCATGTGATATAATGTGGTGTAAATTGAGTATAACCAGATTTCTCGAGAATCTGAGCTGCACCCTTAAAATCCTTCACAAACTCCATCAGCATATCACACTTGAATCCACACTCATCGTTGCTGTTAGTCCACAGTTCATATTCAACCCGATCATCGGGATGgggaacagcttctctccaatcaaGATTCACATTCACCATATCACCTTTATTGATTGCCTCCTTCAACTTTTCGCCAAAACTTTTATCAATCAATGCAGATGGAATTGTTATGTTCGAGATGTACTTTTCAGCTCTAGATTTCTCTTCAGGTGAGTCCATTGTGATCAATGCTTCATCAATGTAATCAGCCACTAAAACTGCAGCCGCACCAGCATTTTGGGCATTCCAAACCTTTAAAGCAAAAAAACATTCTGCAGTGGACATGAAGCATAATAAATAACAGCAGAATTGAGTCTAAAACAAAGCGTGAATCCATCACAGAAAAATGATGAGAAATTATGCTTTTAGCCCACCAACCAGACAATGTAAAAACAAAATTCCAAATCCATCCTAGAAATCAAATCAATAACATGATATGTCAACTAACTAAATAACCATCCTAAGAAAAGAACTGTCAAAATCAGATTGATTTAAAAATCAATAGAATAAGCCGAAAGGGAATCGTTCCAAACTAGGGATATTGCCTATAAATAACAGGCTTCAAAGCAAAATTAGAAACCAAGTAAGCTAACAAAAGAAGGCATCTCACTATCTCGGTAAAAGTTTACACAAAAACAACATCAAATTAGGCCTCTTTATCATCGTCGTCAAAAGCCCCCTTTGACTACTGGAGATGCCGGTCACAGCTTAACATTAGGTGAAGAAAGGACCGTACCTCCACGATCGAGGAGAACAAAATTGGGCATCGCTCCAGCTTTAGCCTTGAAAGAAATCCCAAAATCATCGCATCCTTTCTGATTATCCTTCGGATACACAACAGCTCCAGCCATGCTTCCACCGTATTGTGGAATCCCGAAATTACCGATGGCGCTATCATGATTGCCCTTTACGCTATCTGGCGACATGACCTTCAAACTGTTCTTCTCCACCACGAAACGACCCACCACTGATTCTGTGAAAATCAGCAACGCAACTCCAAGCAAGAGTGCGGCTTTTAGTCCCCGAGAACACCCCATTTGATCGGATTTGCAGAATAATCAATGGAATTGGAGATCAGCTGAATTCTCCAGATATTTCTGGGGTGTTTTTCTTGCTTTGTATGACTTCTGCGTGTTAAATATTGACCGGTAGACTTAAAGAAGAAGATTGAAAAATCTTGAAGAGTGACAGTGAGTTTAGATTAGCAGTTGTGACTATTTTTAGTGATCAAATTCGTCATTTTGCTGCTTTTATTTGTTGTTTGAGAATGAGGCGTGCGTGAACgtgttgattaagaaattaaaaataatattatcggAGAAAATAAGAAATTAGTTTGAGAAACAAAATTATCTAGGTTTGGTTTAGTTtgagagtaaaaaaatattaaattcaacCTAATAAATTGTCGGTTTAGAGTTGTAGCGGTAGATGGATGGAAAGCGATAAATGCATAAAATATGACGCACAATATGTAGAGGTGATTAGAAACCAACattttaaatatactatttaATCACAATATGATAAGTATTACGTATATAAAACACTCTATCTTTTAAAATTATATGATGATATCAATTTCACTCAAATTCCGATCCTGAGATTGATAATGAGTCTTAGTTGTGTACTATAGGGTCAATTTCACTCGATATGATCCTGCAtatgtatatttaatttaagACAAAGATTATTCTTATGCCTTTTTCTACAAAAAATGCATGAGCTCATTGTGCGAAAAAAACTACTCCACTACCTTAATTTAAATGTTATGAATAGTTATTGATATTATGTACATACAACTCTGCTACTTAAATATACAACTATGCTacttaaaatatatttatatgttactactatattttatgtataaattcaagatttggaacttatattttttttatcgaaatatgaaatatatattaGTATGATTTATAAATTTTACATGTATAACAAATTCAAAAATTCATCATCATTCATTCATTTATTAACATATAGAACCAAGTCAGCGTTCAGTCATTCACCACCCAAAACATAAAATTAGCCatgcaaaatatcaaaataaccaAAATATTAAGTACTACTTaatattcaataattatttaaacttTAAATCATGGATCAAATCTTGAAAAAGTACTGtgtaaaaatactactccaatATTAGATAGTcaatattattcaatttaacaTTAAAAACGAGTGGCACTTAATCTTTAATACTTTATCTGTTCCATGTAACATTACTTATTTTTTCgggtattaattttaataagagtTAAAGTATGCTAAGATCAATGGCAGATGTCACGCTTAGTTTTTTTATAAACATTATAGAAGGACAAAATGAATAATGTTTAAGGAATGAAGCAAGTATTTTGTTAATTTAACatgatttttttgtaaaaaaaatgaagcatGTTCTC
Proteins encoded in this window:
- the LOC121741895 gene encoding vacuolar-sorting receptor 3-like, with protein sequence MGCSRGLKAALLLGVALLIFTESVVGRFVVEKNSLKVMSPDSVKGNHDSAIGNFGIPQYGGSMAGAVVYPKDNQKGCDDFGISFKAKAGAMPNFVLLDRGECFFALKVWNAQNAGAAAVLVADYIDEALITMDSPEEKSRAEKYISNITIPSALIDKSFGEKLKEAINKGDMVNVNLDWREAVPHPDDRVEYELWTNSNDECGFKCDMLMEFVKDFKGAAQILEKSGYTQFTPHYITWYCPQAFTISKQCKSQCINHGRYCTPDPEQDFSTGYEGKDVVIENLRQLCVFRVANETKKPWIWWDYVTDFQIRCPMKEKKYNNECAEGVIKSLGLDLKKIKKCMGDPEADSDNQVLKEEQDAQVGKGSRGDVTILPTLVVNNRQYRGKLEKGAVLKALCAGFEETTEPSVCLSGDVETNECLDNNGGCWEDKSNNITACKDTFRGRVCECPVVNGVQFKGDGYSSCVASGPGRCKITNGGCWHDTKNGITFSACVDNDDGKCTCPPGFKGDGVKSCEDIDECSEKKACQCPECSCKNTWGSYECTCSRDLLYIRDHDTCISKRATEVRSAWTAVWVIFLGLAMATCGAYLVYRYRLRSYMDSEIRAIMAQYMPLDSQNEVVSHANEERA